One window of Polynucleobacter sp. HIN5 genomic DNA carries:
- a CDS encoding dihydrofolate reductase gives MRTKPAISMIVARSRNHVIGKDNQMPWKISADLQFFKKVTMGYPIIMGRKTWESIGRPLPGRRNIVVSRNSAYQANGAELVSSLEEALQSLREFKRVFVIGGQQLFNQAFPLADQLFITEIELEVEGDTFFEIPDQQNWQIVEQIAASEGDIQFSYVTLNRVRH, from the coding sequence TTGAGAACAAAACCTGCTATTTCGATGATCGTTGCTCGCTCACGCAATCATGTGATCGGCAAAGATAATCAAATGCCCTGGAAGATCTCGGCGGATTTGCAATTTTTTAAGAAAGTAACCATGGGTTACCCCATTATTATGGGGCGTAAGACCTGGGAATCGATTGGTAGGCCCTTACCTGGAAGACGCAATATTGTGGTTAGTCGCAATTCTGCCTATCAGGCAAATGGGGCTGAGCTTGTCTCGTCGCTTGAAGAGGCCTTGCAATCATTGCGCGAGTTTAAGCGAGTGTTTGTGATTGGTGGTCAACAATTATTCAATCAAGCCTTTCCATTAGCAGATCAGCTCTTCATTACCGAGATTGAGCTGGAGGTTGAGGGCGATACCTTTTTTGAGATCCCCGATCAGCAGAATTGGCAAATCGTTGAGCAGATTGCGGCAAGCGAGGGTGATATTCAGTTTAGTTATGTGACCCTAAATCGAGTTCGCCACTAA
- the moaA gene encoding GTP 3',8-cyclase MoaA — protein sequence MVKPVIPIRKETPRGPLPLIPNTLSEAHGRTLDRRQRPLRDLRISVTDRCNFRCTYCMPKEVFNQDYPYLAQSELLSFEEIHRLAAIFVSLGVEKIRLTGGEPLLRKDLETLISMLAKLRTPQHEPLDLTLTTNGSLLTKKSGLLKAAGLQRLTVSLDALDDAIFKAMNDVDYPVSDVLKGIEAAQKAGFEGIKVNMVVKKGVNDHEILPMAKYFRNRGITLRFIEFMDVGSSNGWNLDQVLPSADVIARIAEHFPLEQVDPNYAGEVAQRWRYQDGAGEIGVISSVTQAFCHECSRARLSTDGQLFLCLFATEGFDFKTLMRSGRSDLEIANAVMQTWSNRDDRYSEIRHLHTKNLERKQRKVEMSYIGG from the coding sequence ATGGTAAAGCCCGTCATACCGATTCGCAAAGAGACCCCCAGGGGTCCTTTGCCGTTGATCCCAAATACCCTCAGCGAGGCGCATGGCCGCACCCTTGATCGTCGTCAGCGGCCATTACGTGATTTACGCATCTCGGTCACCGATCGGTGTAATTTTCGGTGCACCTACTGCATGCCCAAAGAGGTATTTAATCAAGACTATCCATACTTGGCGCAATCCGAATTATTAAGTTTTGAAGAGATTCATCGCTTAGCCGCGATTTTTGTTTCTCTTGGGGTCGAAAAAATTCGCTTAACTGGTGGTGAGCCCTTGCTTCGAAAAGATCTCGAAACCTTAATTTCTATGCTGGCCAAACTTCGAACTCCGCAACATGAGCCGCTGGACTTAACCTTAACAACCAATGGCAGTCTTTTAACTAAAAAATCAGGACTACTAAAAGCGGCCGGCTTACAACGCCTAACGGTGAGCTTGGATGCGCTCGATGATGCGATCTTCAAAGCGATGAATGATGTCGACTATCCAGTCAGCGATGTGCTCAAAGGAATTGAGGCAGCACAAAAGGCGGGCTTCGAAGGCATCAAAGTCAATATGGTGGTTAAGAAAGGGGTGAACGACCACGAGATCCTACCAATGGCGAAGTATTTTCGTAATCGCGGCATCACGCTGCGCTTCATTGAATTCATGGATGTTGGCTCCTCGAATGGCTGGAATCTGGATCAAGTGCTACCTTCTGCCGATGTTATTGCCAGGATTGCTGAACACTTCCCCCTTGAGCAAGTCGACCCGAATTACGCCGGCGAAGTCGCTCAACGCTGGCGGTATCAGGATGGGGCTGGCGAAATTGGTGTGATCTCGAGTGTGACCCAAGCGTTTTGTCATGAATGCTCCCGTGCCCGGCTGTCCACAGATGGTCAGCTGTTTTTATGTTTATTTGCTACCGAAGGATTTGATTTCAAAACCCTCATGCGCTCTGGTCGTTCTGATCTTGAAATTGCAAACGCTGTTATGCAAACATGGTCAAACCGCGATGATCGCTACTCCGAGATCAGACATCTTCACACCAAGAATTTAGAACGCAAGCAACGTAAAGTTGAAATGTCCTATATTGGTGGTTAG
- a CDS encoding Rne/Rng family ribonuclease: MKRMLFNATQQEELRVAIVDGQKLIDIDIETAGREQRKGNIYKGVITRIEPSLEACFVNYGEERHGFLPFKEVARTYFKDGIDVRNASIKDALREGQEIIVQVEKEERGQKGAALTSFISLAGRYLVLMPNNPRGGGVSRRIEGEDRQELREAMAQLEVPDGMSIIARTAGIGRDATELQWDLNYLMQLWKAIDEAAKANSAPLLIYLESSLVIRAIRDYFQPDIGEILIDTDDIYEQAQAFMSVVMPDNLPRVKRYQDDVPLFSRFQIEHQIETAYSRTVPLPSGGAIVIDHTEALVSVDVNSARATRGSDIEETATRTNLEAADEIARQMRLRDLGGLIVIDFIDMESSKSQRDVENRLRDALRHDRARVQMGKISKFGLMELSRQRLRPALSEGSHVTCPRCNGTGHIRDTESSALQVLRIIQEEAMKENTAAIHCQVPVEVVAFLLNEKRAEVIKIETRFKVHILMIPNKHLETPHYKLERLRHDDPRLDEQKLSYVMVEEAARELETDAVIGRKNDEVRARPEAAVKGITPSQPAPAASQRPVRDSKLSSSTPESGGFLGFIKKLFSSSAPTAAPETKPNPRSENRGRNGDRNRNRGRNRNEKTAEPTEAAANRPTRSEGRGRNRGERQNTQEKVEATIPAPQVVGATDETESAGDERRRGRNRRGRGRNRGDRTERNDASNSAMASESNPGFPMGLGGRSASMPLTRIVNTFRESAGGRRPNQRRERHEKVTPTTIESMTVPATSLEVVAAAPLPELPRVAFTPLAEEPLKDVVQGAGMVWVGTDQSKLAEVQTQIQAESPAPRVPREPKAPASLPTGPMVLIETGGQEKTIDKTI, from the coding sequence ATGAAGCGCATGTTATTCAATGCAACGCAACAGGAAGAGTTGCGGGTTGCCATCGTTGATGGTCAAAAATTAATCGATATCGATATTGAAACTGCCGGCCGCGAACAGCGCAAAGGCAATATTTATAAAGGGGTCATCACCCGTATTGAGCCGTCTTTAGAGGCCTGCTTCGTCAACTATGGCGAGGAGCGGCACGGTTTTTTACCTTTTAAGGAAGTTGCAAGAACCTACTTCAAGGATGGTATTGATGTCCGCAATGCGTCGATCAAGGATGCACTGAGAGAAGGTCAAGAAATCATTGTTCAGGTTGAAAAAGAAGAGCGCGGTCAAAAAGGTGCCGCCCTAACCTCCTTTATCTCCCTAGCAGGTCGCTATTTAGTATTAATGCCAAACAATCCGCGCGGAGGTGGTGTATCTCGCCGCATTGAAGGTGAGGATCGGCAAGAGTTACGCGAAGCCATGGCGCAACTTGAGGTACCCGACGGAATGAGCATCATTGCTAGAACCGCAGGAATCGGTCGGGATGCCACCGAGTTGCAGTGGGACCTTAATTACCTCATGCAATTATGGAAAGCCATTGATGAGGCAGCCAAAGCAAACTCAGCACCCTTACTCATTTACCTAGAGTCGAGTCTTGTGATTCGTGCCATACGAGATTATTTCCAGCCTGACATTGGCGAGATTTTGATTGATACCGATGATATTTATGAGCAAGCCCAGGCATTTATGTCAGTGGTGATGCCGGATAACTTGCCTCGGGTGAAGCGTTATCAAGATGACGTACCTCTCTTCTCACGCTTCCAAATTGAGCATCAAATTGAAACCGCCTATTCCAGAACGGTTCCCCTACCCTCTGGCGGTGCGATCGTCATCGATCATACGGAGGCCTTGGTATCGGTCGATGTGAACTCCGCACGCGCAACGCGTGGGTCGGATATTGAAGAGACGGCAACCCGAACCAATCTCGAGGCGGCCGATGAAATTGCACGGCAAATGCGCCTGCGTGATCTTGGCGGTCTAATCGTGATTGACTTCATTGACATGGAGTCCTCGAAGAGTCAGCGGGACGTTGAAAATCGTCTGCGCGATGCCTTGCGCCATGATCGCGCACGGGTGCAAATGGGCAAGATTTCAAAGTTTGGTTTGATGGAGCTCTCGCGTCAGCGTTTGCGCCCAGCTCTATCAGAAGGCAGTCACGTTACTTGCCCACGATGCAATGGAACCGGTCATATTCGTGATACCGAATCCTCTGCATTACAAGTCCTGAGAATTATTCAGGAAGAAGCCATGAAGGAGAATACCGCCGCGATCCACTGCCAGGTGCCAGTGGAGGTGGTTGCCTTCTTGCTCAATGAAAAGCGGGCTGAAGTGATCAAGATTGAGACGCGCTTTAAGGTGCATATTTTGATGATCCCTAATAAGCATCTGGAGACCCCTCATTACAAATTAGAACGTCTGCGTCATGATGACCCTCGTCTAGATGAACAAAAACTGAGCTATGTCATGGTGGAGGAGGCCGCACGCGAGCTTGAAACCGATGCAGTCATTGGTCGCAAGAACGATGAAGTGCGTGCTCGCCCCGAGGCTGCAGTGAAAGGGATCACCCCGAGTCAACCAGCACCCGCAGCATCACAGCGTCCGGTTCGGGATTCCAAACTTAGTTCCTCCACTCCAGAGTCAGGTGGTTTCCTCGGGTTCATTAAAAAACTCTTTTCCTCAAGCGCTCCAACGGCAGCCCCAGAGACAAAACCAAATCCCCGATCTGAAAATCGTGGCCGCAATGGTGATCGCAACCGCAACAGGGGTCGCAATCGCAATGAGAAAACTGCTGAGCCGACCGAAGCTGCAGCGAATCGGCCAACACGTTCAGAAGGTCGTGGCCGTAACCGGGGTGAGCGTCAAAATACTCAGGAGAAGGTAGAAGCCACTATCCCAGCACCGCAAGTGGTAGGCGCCACCGATGAGACTGAAAGCGCTGGGGACGAACGCCGCCGTGGACGTAACCGTCGAGGTCGCGGTCGCAACCGTGGCGACCGAACCGAGCGCAATGACGCTAGTAACTCAGCAATGGCTTCTGAATCCAATCCGGGCTTTCCGATGGGGCTCGGCGGTCGCTCAGCAAGTATGCCGCTCACTCGAATTGTGAACACCTTCCGAGAATCTGCCGGAGGACGCCGTCCTAATCAGCGCAGGGAGCGACATGAAAAAGTGACTCCAACCACAATTGAATCGATGACTGTACCTGCAACGAGCCTGGAAGTGGTTGCTGCAGCACCTTTACCTGAGCTACCTAGAGTAGCATTCACACCCTTAGCTGAAGAGCCATTAAAGGATGTCGTGCAAGGAGCGGGAATGGTTTGGGTGGGAACAGATCAATCGAAATTGGCGGAAGTTCAAACCCAGATTCAGGCAGAAAGCCCAGCGCCCCGCGTGCCGCGAGAGCCTAAAGCGCCTGCAAGCCTGCCAACAGGCCCGATGGTGCTGATCGAGACAGGCGGTCAAGAAAAAACCATCGATAAAACGATTTAG
- the moeA gene encoding molybdopterin molybdotransferase MoeA, whose amino-acid sequence METNQANQEFQSDFLSVTDARQAIADLVTSSYESSGMHLRKETLPLHQCLGRILASDLLSPIDVPAHDNSAMDGYAFNSSELSDDRQDLALTIIGTLHAGQTEMPTVKSGQCIKIMTGALMPTTCDTVVPQEFTKTLSNGLVSFSSDVVRAGENRRLRGEDLQSGKAAILQGRILRPADLGLAASLGIHQLEVYQRTKVAILSSGNELCDIHESLAPGKIFDSNRYSLRACIERLGMEVIDCGIVRDNPDNLRKAFITAAQTADVIISSGGVSVGEADFTKQMMEELGEVGFWKIAMRPGRPMAFGSLKPSSSKSTPTVFFGLPGNPVAVMVTFYQFVRNALLQLNGAKWVEIPLIPVRSAVGIRKKSGRTEFQRGILFQDDRGQWAVKTTGSQGAGILRSMSEANCFIILHHDQGNIEPGDWVDVEIFDGLL is encoded by the coding sequence ATGGAAACCAATCAAGCAAATCAAGAGTTCCAATCGGATTTTTTATCCGTAACGGATGCGCGGCAAGCCATTGCTGACTTAGTTACATCCAGTTACGAATCGTCGGGAATGCATCTCCGAAAAGAGACCTTGCCTCTCCATCAATGCCTCGGTCGCATCTTAGCGAGCGATCTTTTATCCCCCATCGATGTTCCTGCCCATGACAACTCTGCCATGGATGGGTATGCATTCAATAGTAGTGAACTATCTGATGATCGCCAAGATCTTGCATTAACTATCATTGGAACACTGCATGCCGGGCAAACTGAAATGCCTACCGTTAAATCTGGGCAATGCATCAAAATCATGACGGGTGCCTTGATGCCCACAACATGCGACACGGTAGTCCCCCAGGAATTTACCAAGACTCTTAGCAATGGTCTGGTAAGCTTTTCCAGTGACGTCGTTCGTGCCGGCGAGAATCGTCGCTTACGGGGCGAAGATTTGCAGTCGGGCAAAGCAGCCATTTTGCAGGGCCGAATTTTGCGCCCTGCTGACCTGGGTCTTGCGGCATCCTTGGGTATTCATCAGCTTGAAGTCTATCAGCGGACCAAGGTGGCCATCCTCTCCTCTGGCAATGAGCTCTGCGATATCCATGAGTCTTTAGCACCTGGCAAGATTTTTGACAGCAATCGCTATAGTCTGCGCGCCTGCATTGAGCGACTGGGTATGGAGGTGATTGATTGCGGGATCGTGCGAGATAACCCCGATAATCTTCGCAAGGCTTTCATTACGGCTGCCCAAACGGCTGATGTCATCATCTCCTCAGGTGGGGTCTCGGTTGGAGAGGCGGATTTCACTAAGCAAATGATGGAGGAGTTGGGTGAAGTTGGATTCTGGAAAATTGCCATGCGCCCTGGTCGACCCATGGCATTCGGTAGCCTTAAGCCAAGTTCGAGCAAGTCTACTCCTACCGTATTTTTTGGCTTACCCGGTAACCCCGTGGCGGTGATGGTGACCTTTTATCAATTTGTTCGCAACGCGCTATTACAGCTAAATGGTGCCAAGTGGGTTGAGATTCCCTTGATTCCAGTTCGATCTGCTGTCGGAATTCGAAAGAAATCCGGTCGTACCGAGTTTCAACGGGGGATTCTATTTCAGGATGACCGGGGTCAATGGGCCGTTAAAACAACGGGTAGCCAAGGTGCTGGGATTTTGCGCTCCATGAGTGAAGCCAATTGCTTCATCATTCTTCACCATGACCAGGGAAATATTGAGCCTGGCGATTGGGTGGATGTAGAGATTTTTGATGGACTGCTTTAA
- a CDS encoding 2-hydroxyacid dehydrogenase produces MTTKPKILVARAIFPDALAQLEEKFEVQSNQADDIFSPEQLRKHLAEVKGALVFGSERIDRNTLSDAKDLKIVANISVGYNNFDVPAMTAAGVMATNTPDVLTDTTADFGFALLMATARRITESEHWIRNGQWDKMSIVYNPLGMDLHHTTLGIIGMGRIGQGIAKRALGFGMKVMYHNRKRLSEADEKACGARYLDKETLLREADHVILVVPYSAESHHLIGVKEIALMKPTATLVNIARGGIVDDAALAAALKAKTIFAAGLDVFEGEPKVHPELLKLSNVVLAPHIASATEKTRRAMIALAAENLSAALEGKRPPSLINTELWKN; encoded by the coding sequence ATGACAACCAAACCCAAAATCCTCGTTGCCCGTGCCATTTTTCCAGATGCCTTAGCACAATTGGAGGAGAAATTTGAGGTTCAATCGAATCAGGCGGATGACATTTTTTCTCCAGAGCAATTACGCAAGCATCTTGCCGAAGTCAAGGGAGCCTTAGTATTTGGGAGTGAGCGAATTGATCGCAACACCCTCTCTGATGCGAAAGACCTAAAGATTGTGGCTAATATTTCTGTTGGCTATAACAATTTTGATGTGCCTGCAATGACCGCAGCTGGGGTGATGGCTACCAATACCCCGGATGTGTTAACGGATACAACGGCCGACTTTGGCTTTGCACTTTTAATGGCGACAGCCCGACGAATTACGGAGTCAGAGCATTGGATTCGGAATGGCCAATGGGACAAGATGTCCATCGTTTACAACCCACTAGGTATGGACTTGCATCACACCACCTTGGGCATTATTGGTATGGGCCGAATTGGCCAAGGGATTGCGAAGCGCGCTTTAGGCTTTGGGATGAAAGTGATGTACCACAACCGTAAACGCTTAAGCGAGGCGGATGAAAAAGCGTGTGGTGCTCGATATCTTGATAAAGAAACCCTACTTCGCGAAGCTGACCATGTGATCTTGGTGGTGCCATACTCTGCAGAGAGCCATCATCTAATCGGCGTCAAAGAAATTGCGCTAATGAAACCGACTGCTACGCTAGTTAACATTGCCCGTGGTGGTATTGTGGATGATGCAGCTTTGGCGGCTGCATTAAAAGCAAAAACAATCTTTGCCGCAGGTCTTGATGTTTTTGAGGGTGAACCGAAAGTTCATCCGGAGTTGCTCAAGTTAAGTAATGTGGTACTGGCGCCCCATATTGCCAGTGCGACTGAAAAAACTCGACGTGCCATGATTGCGTTAGCGGCTGAAAACCTTAGCGCAGCTCTCGAGGGAAAACGTCCGCCGAGTTTGATCAATACCGAATTGTGGAAGAACTAA
- the fdxA gene encoding ferredoxin FdxA has protein sequence MTYVVTESCIRCKYTDCVDVCPVDCFREGPNFLAIDPDECIDCAVCVPECPVNAIYAEDDVPGDQQNFIAINLELAKQWPSITKSKAPLADADDWKDVKSKLEHLEK, from the coding sequence ATGACCTACGTTGTCACTGAATCCTGTATCCGTTGTAAATACACCGATTGCGTTGATGTATGCCCCGTTGACTGTTTTCGCGAAGGTCCAAATTTCCTGGCAATTGATCCAGATGAATGCATTGATTGTGCGGTATGCGTACCAGAGTGTCCTGTCAATGCAATTTACGCAGAAGATGATGTGCCAGGTGATCAACAAAACTTCATTGCAATCAACCTTGAGCTCGCAAAGCAGTGGCCAAGTATTACAAAATCCAAGGCGCCTCTGGCCGATGCAGATGATTGGAAAGATGTCAAAAGTAAGCTTGAGCATCTCGAGAAGTAA
- a CDS encoding RluA family pseudouridine synthase has product MNKSIKPPSKPRISSKDAPKTKVLAAVLETVGPDFAGQRLDNYLLRWAKGVPKSHIYRIIRSGEVRINKKRALPSSRLVEGDVVRLPPTRLAEPKKLDQVISEAQAKTLATDIPILFEDEYLLVIDKPSGLAVHGGSGVQLGAIELFRKARPENAFLELVHRLDRDTSGILIMAKKRSALLEMHRQIREGLTDKRYRLIAHGAMDAISGTKQLKFPLLKYLLENGERRVRVDPKGQASHTNIRVTELFQSDDASFTLVEAQLKTGRTHQIRVHLQKIGHPILGDDKYGLEAGDRELKVKQLFLHAHLAVFSHPKTLEKMRIEADLPKRFHDFLAQWDSRFLAKTLQPKEID; this is encoded by the coding sequence ATGAATAAATCGATAAAGCCCCCCTCAAAACCACGTATTTCGAGCAAGGATGCCCCTAAAACTAAGGTTTTGGCAGCTGTTTTGGAAACCGTGGGACCGGATTTTGCCGGTCAGCGACTGGATAATTATTTATTAAGGTGGGCTAAAGGGGTTCCAAAAAGCCATATTTACCGAATTATTCGCTCAGGCGAGGTGCGGATTAACAAAAAGAGGGCATTGCCAAGCTCTCGCCTGGTTGAGGGCGATGTGGTTCGCTTACCTCCAACCCGATTGGCTGAGCCTAAGAAATTGGATCAAGTGATCTCGGAAGCTCAGGCTAAAACCCTGGCAACGGATATCCCTATTTTGTTTGAGGATGAATATTTGTTGGTAATTGATAAACCCTCTGGACTGGCGGTCCATGGGGGTTCGGGTGTGCAGTTGGGGGCGATTGAGTTATTTCGTAAGGCGAGACCAGAGAATGCATTTTTGGAGCTGGTTCATCGCTTAGATCGAGACACTTCCGGAATCCTGATCATGGCAAAAAAGCGCAGCGCACTTCTGGAAATGCATCGGCAGATTCGGGAGGGCTTAACTGATAAGCGTTATCGCTTAATTGCTCATGGAGCGATGGATGCAATCAGTGGCACGAAGCAGTTAAAGTTCCCTCTGCTGAAATATCTTCTAGAGAACGGTGAGCGTCGGGTTCGGGTGGACCCAAAAGGACAAGCAAGTCACACCAACATTCGGGTTACTGAGCTCTTTCAATCTGATGACGCGAGCTTTACATTGGTTGAGGCGCAGTTAAAAACTGGGCGCACCCATCAAATTCGGGTGCATTTGCAAAAAATCGGACACCCAATCTTGGGAGATGATAAATATGGATTGGAAGCTGGCGACAGGGAGTTGAAAGTTAAGCAACTTTTTCTCCATGCGCATCTTGCGGTCTTTTCGCATCCTAAAACTTTGGAGAAAATGCGTATTGAAGCCGATCTGCCAAAACGGTTTCATGATTTTCTCGCACAATGGGACAGCCGTTTCTTGGCTAAAACGCTACAACCGAAAGAGATCGATTGA
- a CDS encoding thymidylate synthase codes for MRQFHELMHHVLEHGAQKSDRTGTGTLSVFGYQMRFDLAEGFPLVTTKKLHLKSIIYELLWFLSGNTNNQWLKERGVSIWDEWATPNGDLGPVYGYQWRSWPTPNGEHIDQIKEIIHTIKTNPDSRRIIVSAWNVADIPKMALAPCHAFFQFYVANGKLSCQLYQRSADIFLGVPFNIASYALLTHMVAEQCNLQPGEFIWTGGDCHLYSNHLEQVKLQLSRTPYPLPSLKIHRKPESIFDYQFEDFEIMGYESHPHIKAPVAV; via the coding sequence ATGCGCCAATTTCATGAACTCATGCACCATGTTCTCGAGCATGGCGCCCAAAAGTCGGATCGCACCGGGACCGGAACTTTATCGGTTTTTGGCTATCAGATGCGCTTTGACCTTGCAGAAGGTTTTCCACTGGTCACTACGAAGAAACTTCACCTGAAATCCATCATTTATGAGCTTTTGTGGTTTCTGAGCGGTAATACCAATAATCAATGGCTCAAAGAGCGTGGTGTATCCATTTGGGATGAGTGGGCCACTCCCAACGGTGATCTTGGGCCGGTTTATGGCTACCAATGGCGATCCTGGCCTACCCCCAATGGCGAGCATATTGATCAAATTAAAGAGATCATTCATACCATCAAAACCAATCCAGATTCCCGCCGCATTATTGTCTCTGCTTGGAATGTCGCTGATATTCCCAAAATGGCCTTGGCACCCTGCCATGCCTTTTTTCAGTTTTATGTTGCCAATGGAAAACTCTCCTGCCAACTCTATCAACGTAGTGCTGATATTTTTCTTGGTGTGCCTTTTAATATTGCCAGTTACGCATTACTAACGCATATGGTTGCAGAGCAATGTAATTTACAGCCCGGTGAGTTTATTTGGACCGGTGGAGATTGTCATTTGTACAGCAACCACCTGGAACAGGTGAAGCTTCAGCTATCACGCACACCCTATCCATTGCCGAGCCTTAAGATTCATCGCAAACCTGAGTCGATCTTTGATTATCAGTTTGAAGACTTTGAAATTATGGGCTATGAGTCTCACCCCCATATTAAAGCGCCGGTTGCGGTCTAA
- the mobA gene encoding molybdenum cofactor guanylyltransferase MobA, with amino-acid sequence MIARSEITGLLLAGGRAQRMGGIDKGLVPFQGKPLIEHAIHRLAPQVSGLLINANRNHDIYSHYGYPIVADESQDFAGPLAGYLVGLKACDTPYMVTAPCDSPLFPTDLVTALADRLEKEEANIAYASSQDSEGKIWAQPVFCLMKREVLDSLEQFLADGQRKIDRWFTSQDACTAIFANESAFANANTPEELAQLEKFTN; translated from the coding sequence ATGATTGCGCGTTCTGAAATTACCGGTCTCTTACTTGCGGGCGGTCGTGCGCAGCGCATGGGCGGGATCGATAAGGGCCTAGTACCCTTTCAAGGCAAGCCTTTAATCGAACATGCCATTCATCGCCTTGCGCCACAAGTCTCAGGTTTACTAATTAACGCCAATCGTAATCACGATATCTATTCGCACTATGGCTATCCTATTGTGGCCGATGAGAGTCAGGATTTTGCTGGACCCTTAGCGGGCTATCTGGTTGGCCTTAAGGCTTGCGATACGCCTTATATGGTGACCGCTCCTTGCGATTCTCCCCTTTTTCCAACTGATTTAGTCACGGCACTCGCCGATCGACTGGAAAAGGAAGAAGCGAATATTGCCTATGCATCTAGCCAAGATTCTGAAGGGAAAATTTGGGCGCAACCGGTGTTTTGCTTAATGAAACGAGAGGTACTTGATTCGTTGGAGCAATTTTTAGCTGACGGGCAGCGCAAGATTGATCGCTGGTTTACATCTCAAGATGCATGTACCGCTATTTTTGCAAATGAATCTGCATTTGCCAATGCCAATACTCCAGAAGAGCTAGCTCAATTAGAAAAATTTACCAACTAA
- the pmbA gene encoding metalloprotease PmbA: MFAYSHDQFRIIIDFILAEAKRVGATDAAAEISEGHGLSVTVRKGAVETIEQSVDKQVGVSIYLGQRRGNASTSDFSPESLRTTVEAAFHIAKHTAEDDCAGLADPDLLEHHPLDLDLFHPWEIDSKKAIAIARQAEKAAFAVDRAIVNSDGASVSAHQAHFMLGTSNGFIGGYPYSRHFISCAPIANATGKTSSMQRDDWYSTSRVPTELAKPSWIGRYAAQRALSRLNAKSLSTRRCPVIFEAPIAVGLIGSLVQATSGAALYRRSSFLLDSLGKPVMPSHLDLFELPHLKRQTGSAPFDEEGVRTQARSVVAKGELQGYFLSSYSARKLGMETTGNAGGAHHLRLHSQHTPSGGLPSLLKEMGTGLLVTELMGQGVNYVTGDYSRGAFGYWVENGEIQHPVEEITIAGNLKEMLMDIAAVGDDTIIRGTKETGSILIGSMTIGGK; this comes from the coding sequence ATGTTTGCATATTCACACGATCAGTTCAGAATCATTATTGACTTTATTTTGGCAGAAGCCAAGCGAGTTGGGGCCACAGACGCTGCTGCTGAAATTTCAGAGGGCCATGGGTTATCCGTCACAGTCCGTAAAGGGGCGGTAGAAACGATTGAGCAGAGTGTTGATAAGCAAGTCGGGGTTAGTATTTATTTGGGTCAGCGCCGAGGCAATGCCAGCACCAGTGACTTCTCACCTGAGTCATTACGAACCACGGTAGAAGCCGCTTTTCACATTGCTAAACACACTGCAGAAGATGATTGCGCTGGATTGGCCGACCCGGATCTGCTCGAGCACCACCCATTGGATTTGGATTTATTTCATCCATGGGAAATCGACAGTAAAAAAGCAATTGCAATTGCACGGCAGGCAGAGAAAGCGGCTTTTGCGGTTGATCGAGCCATTGTTAATAGCGATGGAGCTTCGGTATCTGCGCATCAAGCGCACTTTATGTTGGGGACCAGTAACGGATTTATCGGTGGTTATCCATACTCAAGACACTTTATTTCATGTGCTCCGATTGCGAATGCAACGGGGAAGACCAGTTCGATGCAGCGCGATGATTGGTACAGTACCTCTCGGGTACCCACTGAACTTGCTAAACCAAGCTGGATTGGTCGATATGCGGCCCAACGCGCCCTCTCTCGTTTAAATGCGAAGTCATTAAGTACGCGTCGTTGCCCAGTCATTTTTGAGGCTCCCATTGCGGTTGGGCTGATCGGATCTTTGGTTCAAGCAACTTCAGGGGCCGCACTTTACCGACGCTCTAGTTTTTTACTAGACAGTCTTGGTAAACCTGTGATGCCAAGCCATCTTGATTTATTTGAATTACCGCATCTAAAACGACAGACCGGTAGCGCTCCTTTTGATGAAGAAGGGGTTCGTACCCAAGCGCGCTCAGTCGTTGCTAAGGGAGAGCTGCAAGGATATTTTTTATCCAGTTATTCAGCTCGTAAGTTAGGAATGGAAACCACCGGCAACGCTGGCGGTGCCCATCATCTGAGATTGCACAGTCAACATACCCCATCCGGAGGTTTGCCCAGTTTACTTAAAGAAATGGGCACTGGTCTACTGGTGACAGAGCTCATGGGGCAGGGCGTTAATTACGTAACGGGTGACTACTCACGTGGTGCGTTTGGTTACTGGGTAGAAAATGGCGAGATTCAACATCCGGTTGAGGAAATTACAATTGCGGGCAATCTCAAAGAGATGTTGATGGATATTGCCGCAGTGGGAGACGACACCATTATTCGTGGTACCAAAGAAACAGGCTCGATTTTGATCGGTTCGATGACGATTGGCGGTAAATAG